From Cryobacterium sp. GrIS_2_6:
GTCCGCGTAGTTCGAGCGTGCCCGTGTGCCCGCGCAGCGCTACTGACCTTCTGCTCGCGCCCGTCCGGCATCCGCTCGCGTCCGCGCCCATTTCGGCAGCCTGCGCCGGTTTGTGTTCGCGCCCGTGCCTATTTCGGCAGCCCGCGCCCGCCGTTTCGGGTGCGGCCCGCGCAAATGGGCGCGGCGGTAGTTGGCGGATGCCGCCGCGCCGGCGCTCGCGACCGGCCCGCGCTCGCGACCGCGCTCGCGCCGTCGTACCGGGCTGTCACCGCGCCTGCGGAACACCACGTGCGGTGAGGAATCGGCCGAAGACGGAGGGGACCTTGAGTAGGTCCCAATCCCAGCGAGAGACCGTCGGACCGCAGGCGCGCACCCGGTCTTCGCGTCGCTTTTCGTCCATGATGACCTCGACCGTCGTGCGTCCCTTGGTGAATTCCTCTTTGACGTATTTGCCGAAACCGTCGAACTCGCCGACCTTCGAGATTTTGCGCCAGAAGAAGTCGACGAAGGCGATGAAGCCGGCTTCGTCGTCGAAGCGCACCTGCAGTTCCGGCACGAGGAAGCCCAACATGAATATCAGCGCGCGGCTCACGGATTCGCCCGCTGAACCCGATTCGGAGCTGGTGAAGTCGACCGCCCGGAATGCCGCGGACCGACCGATCACACGTGCACGGCGGGGAAGCCCGTCGAGGGCGGTCTCGAGTTCCTCCCGGGTCGCCAGGGCCGTGCCGTGTCGCGGTTTGTGGATCGCCCTGTCGACGATCGCGACGGCGGCAGGGAAGGAAACCACGCGAGCGAGTGCGACGGCGGTGTCAGCCGGGGCAGTGACGAGGAGGCCGTCGTGTTCGACTATGGAGACCGGTCCGTCCTGGAACCGCCGGATCGTGCCGTGTTTCGACCGGCCACCGCTTGCCGTAGCCGTCAGGACCTCGATTCCCGCCGGCCAGCGGCCCACGACCGGGAGGTCCCAGATCGCGGCCGCGGAGTGGTGCGAGAAGACGACCGGCGCCTCGCTCATCGCGGCCAGCGCGCGAACGCGGAGCAGGTATTGCTTCTCCGGCTTGAGCAGCCTCCATTCGACGGTGAGCGTGTACGCGCCCCACCGCAGCCGAATGAGGTGGCCGCGCTCGATCTCGGAGCGCAGTTCGCGCTCCAGGCCGACCGCCCGCGCATCGCGGCTGAGGAGTATCCCGTCCGGGCGGGCGATGGCGACGAGGAGGGAGAGGGGCGTCACGGCCGAGATTGACATGTGCCGAGGTTCCACCTCAGAGGCCGCACCCGAGGGCGCGAGCTCCAGGACTGTGCAGAAAATCCCCGTCGGGAGCCCGGTTGAGGAGAGCCCTGCCAGCCTCCCGTCGCCGTCGCCGCGGCGTCCGCGCCGCCGCTCCCGGGCGCCCGCGCCGGTTTGCGCGGGCCGCGCCTGCCGTTTCGGGGGCGGCTAGCCGAAACCGGCGCGGCGGCGAGCGCGGCGGCGAGTGGCGGCGGCGAGCGCGGCGGCGAGTGGCGGCGGCGAGCGGCGGCGGCGAGCGGCGGCGGGGCCAGCGCAGCATCACGACCGGCCGGATGCCGGGCGCACGTCGTGCGCCCGGCATCCGCCTGCGCCCGGCCGGGGTGACGGGCGGCTTCGATAGACTGGGCCCACTTGCCCTTAATCTTCAGGAGTCGTAACCATGGTTGACGTTCGGCGGGTCAAGCTTCCCGGAGTGGGTGTGCTGCACACCTTCATCACCGATGACGGCGGCAAGGTCGGCGTCATCGCCCACCGCTCCGGGCACAGCGACCTCATCACCTTCGCGGACGACGAGGGCGGCCCCGACGCGAGCAAGGTCTCCCTCCGCCTCAACGAAGACGAGGCGCACACCCTCGCCGAACTCCTCGGCGGCACCCAGATCACCGAGTCGCTCACTGCGCTCGACCAGATCCCCGGTCTCAGCATCGACTGGTTCACGGTCGACTATGAGGACCACATCGCCGGCCAGACCCTCGGCAACCCCGCCGACCGCGGCATCGCCGGCCTCACGGTCGTCGCCGTCGTGCGCGGCGAGTCCGCCAACCCTGCACCGGCCCAGGACTTCCGGGTCTTCCCCGGCGACACCCTCGTCGTCGCAGGGTCACCGGAGAAGGTCGCCAAGGCCTTCACGTTCTTCCGCACCGGTGAGCTCAAGGCCAAGACCGTCGACGCGCCGCCTGGGGGCTAACGGATGAACCTCGGCACGGACCTGATCACACTCGGCATCCTGCTGGTCGTGGCCTATGTGCTCGGGCGCGCCGCAAAACTGATCGGCCTGCCGTCCATCCCGATCTACATGATCGTCGGCCTGCTCGCGAGCCCGTACACCCACTGGTTCCCGCTCGACTTCCACTCCGCCGACATCGAGCTCATCGCTGTCTTCGGGCTCATCCTGCTCCTGTTCAGCCTCGGCCTCGAGTTCGACCAGGAGGAGTTCTTCAACGACGCCGGGAAACTGCTGCTATCCGGCGGCTCATACGTCGTGATCAACATGGGCATCGGGTTCGCCTTCGGGATGATGGTCGGCTGGGGCACCCGGGAGGCCCTCGTCATTGCCGGGATGACCGGCACCTCCTCGAGCGCGATCATCACCAAGCTCCTGATCGAGCTGCGCCGCCTCGCCAACAAGGAGACGCCGATGATCCTCGGCGTGACCGTGGTCGGCGACATCTTCATCGCTGTTTACCTGTCGATCGTCTCGGTAGTGCTCAGCGGCAAGACCGAGATCTGGCCGATCGTGCTCCAACTGAGCATCGCGTTCCTCTTCCTCGTCGTGATGTTCTCGCTCGCCCGCTGGGGCGGCCGGGTCGTGTCCCGCCTGGTCCGCACCAAGGACGACGAACTCTTCACGATCCTGTTCTTCGGGCTTGCCGTGCTCTTCGCCGGGATCGGCGAGATCATCGGAGTGACGGATGCGATCGGCGCGTTCCTGATCGGTGTCGTCCTCGGCGCGAGCACATACCGCACCCGGCTCGAACGTGTCGCCGTCCCGTTGCGGGACATCTTCGCCGCCTTCTTCTTCCTCAACTTCGGCCTCGCGCTGCACATCGCCGAGTTCGGTTCGGTCATCCTCGTCGTGCTTGCGGCGGTCGTGATGACCTTCGTGCTCAACCTGATCTCGGGGATGCTGCTGGCCCGGTTGCACTCGATGGGAATCTCCGAGGGGCTCAATGCCGCCGCGATCCTGGTGAACCGCGGAGAGTTCACGCTCATCCTCGCGACCCTCTCGGTCGGAGCGGGCCTGAACGGCCAACTCCAGCCGTTCGCGGGACTCTACGTGCTCACCATGGCCATCCTCGGTCCGCTCTTCGCCGCGAACTCCGAACGGCTCGGCGCCCTGCTGCCCGGACGTCGCCGGAAGCGCGCCGGAATCCGGCCAGACCGCGACCCGATGCACGCCGAGGAGTTCCGGCTTGTCGACGCGGCGACAGCAGGCGGACTGAGCGACCAGGACGCCCAGCGCGCCGCCGCCCACCTCGGCGAACAGCCGCTGCCGCCCCTGCGGCCGGAGCCCCGGAAGCGCGCCGACCACGACGGGCGCGCCGACCACGACGAACGGGCAGAGCAGGCCGAGCGCGGCGAATACGCCAAGCACGTGCTGGACGACGGGATCGACGAACTCGACGGTCCGACGCCGCTGCCGTCCCTCGGCCGCCCGAACGCCGCCCAGCGCGCAACCGCAGGCGCCGATGCACAGGCCGACGCGCATCCGGCTGCCGACGCGCATCCGGCTGCCGACGCGCATCCGGCTGCCGACCCGCAACCGACTGCCGACCCGCAATCGCACACAGCTCCCGATTCCGGTTCCGATTCCGACTCCGGCTCCGATTCCGTCTCCGGCTCCGACTCCGGCTCCGGCTCCGGCTCCGACCGGGCCGCGGACGCCGACCCGATGGCCGACTACGCCAAACGACTTTCGCGCACTCGCGCCCAGAGGGACAAGCCGGCGCCCGACGCCGGGACAGGTGACTACCAATGATCCGCATGATGCTCCGCCCTCGCTGGATTCTCGCGCTCCTGCTCGCCCTCGCCGTCGCGGCCGGCTTCGCGGCGCTCGGGCGCTGGCAGCTCGAACGCGCCGTCGCATCCGGTGTGGTCGTCGAGAAGAGCACCGAGACCGTGAAACCCCTCTTCGACGTCGTGACTCCCGGTGGCGCCCCACGTGACGCGGCGACCGGCCAGCTCGTCACCGTCGACGGCAGTTACGTGCCCGGCGACGAGCAGCTCATCAGCGACCGTTCCAACGACGGAACCTCCGGCTACTGGGTGGTGAGCCACTTCATCGTCGGTGCGGCAGGCAGCGGCAACAGCAGCGCGGGCGCGAGCATCGCCGTCGCCCGCGGCTGGGCGCGGGAGGAGGCGACGGCCCGGGCGACGATGGAAGGCCTCGCGTCCGCCCCGGCCAACCAGGTCGTCACCCTGGCCGGCCGGCTCCTCCCGACCGAAGCCCCCGTCGTTCCCGCAGACGGCCGTGACCCGCACAGCATGACGACCGTGTCCACCGCTGCCCTGATCAACCTCTGGGCCGGCTTCGACGGCACAGCGGTCTACCCTGGCTACATCGTCGACGGGACCGCGGCCTCCGGTCTCACGGGAATCGATTCGCCGGCACCCCTCACGGATGCCTCCCTCAACTGGCTGAACATCTTCTACGCCATCGAGTGGGTCGTCTTCGCCGGCTTCGCCGTGTTCCTCTGGTACCGCCTCGTCCGGGACGCCTGGGAGCGCGAGGAGGAGCTCCGCGAGGAAGCGGCGATATCCGCCGGTTAGAATTGGCGCATGCCACTCGAACCCAAACGCGCTGATATCCCCAGCATCCCGGGGGCGTTGAAGCTCTACCAGACGTCCTCGATCATCACCGGCGTCTTCCTGCTGCTGCTCTGCGCCGAGGTCATCCTCAAATTCGGCTTCCAGTACGAGCTCGAGCTCGGCGGCCCGTACGGGCTGCTCGTCCCGCGCGACACCGTCACCGCGTTCAACCTGAGCACCGCGATCCTGATCATGCACGGCTGGTTCTACGTGCTGTACCTGTTCGCGGACTTCCGGCTCTGGAGCCTGATGCGCTGGCCGTTCAGCCGGTTCCTCCTGATCGCCCTCGGTGGCGTGATCCCCACACTGTCCTTCTTCCTCGAGGGCCGCGTCGCCCGCGAGGTCCGCGCCTGGCTTGCCGCCAGGGCACTTTCCGACGCCGAGGGTGCGGAGGCCCGTTCATGACTGCAGTTGCCGACCCGACCGTGGTCGTGACTCCGACGGAGGCGTCCGGGATCGACCGACCCGTGCTCGTGGTGGACTTCGGCGCCCAGTACGCCCAGCTGATCGCGCGCCGCGTGCGCGAGGCATCCGTCTACTCGGAGATCGTCGCACACTCGATCACCGCTGCGGAAGTCGCAGCCAAGAACCCGGTCGGGATCGTGCTGAGCGGAGGACCCTCGAGTGTCTACGCCGAGGGCGCCCCGACCTTCGACCCCGCGATCTTCGACCTCGGCATTCCCGTGCTCGGCATCTGTTACGGCTTCCAGGTGATGGCGACCGCCCTCGGTGGCGAGGTCGCCCACACCGGGCTCAGCGAATACGGGTCGACCCCCGTGACGGTCGCGAGCGGCGACAACGTCCTCCTCGCCGGGCAGCCGAACGAGCAGACCGTGTGGATGAGTCACGGCGACTCCGTCTCCCGCGCCCCTGCCGGCTTCGCGGTGCTCGCCTCAACCGGCTCGACCCCGGTCGCCGCGTTCGCGAACGACGAGCGCCGCCTCTACGGCGTGCAGTGGCATCCCGAGGTCAAGCACACCGAATTCGGCCAGGACGTGCTCGAGAACTTCCTGCACCGCGCAGCCGGGATTCCCGCCGACTGGAACAGCGGCAACGTCATCGCCGAACAGGTCGCGAAGATCCGCGCCCAGGTCGGCACCGGCAAGGTCATCTGCGGGCTCTCCGGCGGCGTCGACTCCGCCGTCGCAGCGGCGCTCGTGCACAAGGCCATCGGCGACCAGCTCGTCTGCGTCTTCGTCGACCACGGCCTGCTCCGCCAGGACGAACGCCGCCAGGTCGAGGAGGACTACGTCAAGGCCACCGGCGTGCGCCTCGTCACCGTGGACGTACGCGAGCAGTTCCTCGCAGCGCTCGAGGGTGTCAGCGACCCGGAGACCAAGCGCAAGATCATCGGCCGCGAATTCATCCGCACCTTCGAGCAGGCCCAGGCCGAGCTCATCAGGGAGGCCGCGGAGAAGGACGGCGACCCGATCCGCTTCCTTGTCCAGGGCACCCTGTACCCCGACGTCGTCGAGTCCGGCGGCGGCAGCGGCACCGCGAACATCAAGAGCCACCACAACGTCGGCGGCCTGCCGGAAGACCTGAAGTTCGAGCTCGTCGAACCGCTGCGCACCCTGTTCAAGGACGAGGTGCGTGCGATCGGCGCCGAACTGGGTCTGCCGCCGGAGATCGTGCAGCGCCAGCCGTTCCCCGGACCAGGCCTGGGCATCCGCATCGTCGGTTCGATCACCTTCGAACGGCTCGAACTGCTGCGGCACGCGGATGCGATCGTGCGCGCCGAGCTGACCGCCGCCGGCCTCGACGGGGTCATCTGGCAGTGCCCGGTCGTGCTGCTCGCGGATGTCCGTTCCGTCGGAGTCCAGGGCGACGGCCGCACGTACGGTCACCCGATCGTACTGCGCCCGGTCTCCTCTGAGGACGCGATGACGGCCGACTGGACCCGCCTGCCGTACGACCTGCTCGCCCGCATCTCCAATCGCATCACGAACGAAGTGGATGGCGTCAACCGCGTCGTTCTCGACGTCACGTCGAAACCGCCGGGAACCATCGAGTGGGAGTGAGCGCTCCCCGCTGAGCGACTCCCGCTTAGTTGCGGACAAAGCACCCTCGTCGTCGAGACGGGGGTGCTTTTCCCGTAACCGGGCGAAGGCGTGGCGTTTCCGGCGCGCGCCAAGTGGCGATCACCGGAACGTGACAGCTGTCATGGGGCAGCGGTGACAGGAGGGACTTCCGGCGACGCGGCATCCGCGTGAGGATGAGTGCGAAGCGTCGACGGGAGCCGCTTCGGCTCTCCGTCGTATCCCGCGGAAGCCTCCTCGCGGCGGCAGCCGGCCGGGCATTCCGGTCGGGGCGTCGTCCCCGGACGAAGGTGACGACCATGGATTCCACGGTTTCGGAAACACGCGGGTTCGATGATGAGCCGCGCTCGTCGGTCGCTCCGCCCCGGAGCGTCCGTGCCGAGGAATCCGCACCCCGGCACCGCGTCCTCCCCGACGGCGATGAGATCGCCGCGGAGGCCCTCGCCCTCTTCCGAAACGCCGCTGCGCGGCCGCACGTCGAAGCCGTGTACACCGGCGCGAATGGCTGGGTCGACGTGCCGGGACGCGCCGTGTTCACCCGTGCGCTCGCCGATCACTACCGGCAGGCGGGCGTCGCGATGGTCCGGTTGGCCTGGCGGTTTCGCACCCGTACCTTCTCGATGAGCCGGGCGACCTCGCGGCCCGGCGGGCCGGACGGGCAGTGGCGCGTCGAGGCTTCGTCCTCCCAGCCCTGACCGCTCCGGCGCTGACCGCTCCGGCGTTGACCGGGACTTCTGAGCGCATCCCCACCCCGTTCGGGGGGTTTTTCGATGTCGGTGTTTGCTAGAGTCCATACGCGACCTTCCATTTCACAACTGCCGTGATCGCGGGCAGTCGTCCGACGTCGGGAGGGGGGGGCAGGGATGAGCTTCGAAACCACCCAGCCCGCACTTCCCGCCCCGGCGCGGGGGCAGGGCTCGCTGATCCGGGTGCTGCTCGTCGAGGATCACGTCCTCCTGCGCACGGCTCTCCAGGCTGTCTTCTGGCTCGAAGCCGATATCGAGGTCGTTGCCGCGATCGGCGAAGGCGCCGAGGTCCTGTCGGCTGTGCGTCAGACCGCTCCCGATGTCATAGTCCTCGACATCCACCTGCCCACGATCGACGGCCTGGGGCTGTTGCCACTGATCCAGGCCGCCGACCCGCGGGTCAAGGTGCTGCTGCTCTCGAGCCATCCGCGCCCCGGTGACGTCCGCCGCGCCATCCAGGGCGGCGTGGATGGCTTCCAGAAAACGGACCTGGCCTCAGGGCGCCTGATCGCGGTCATCCGGAAGATCCACGCCGGCGACCGCGTGATCGACCCGCAGCTCGCGATCAACGCGATGATGCACGGAGAATCACCGCTCACGGCGCGGGAGACCGAGGTCCTGTTCCTCGCGGCCGGGGGACGGAGTGCCCCCGAGGTCGCACGCTCGTTGCACCTGAGCCCAGGGGCCGTCCGGAACTACCTCTCGGCGGCATCCGCCAAGCTCGGGGCAAGCAACCGGTCAGAGGCGATCCGAACCGCGACAGACATGGGCTGGATCTGAGCCGGACTCCGGCTCTGCGACCCCTGCATTAACGACGTGAAGTCGGAGATATTCCTGGCGAAAATCTCCGACTTCACAGTGTGTGCGGAGAGGGTTCTGCTCTCGCGAGGGCGCGAGCGAGCTAGTTTCGCGAGATCGCGAAGAGGCGGAGCAGCTCGACGTAGAGCCAGACGACTGTCACCATGATGCCGAACGCGCCGGACCAGCCGTACTTGCGGGCGACCCGATTGTTGACGCCGCGCTGGATGAAGTCGAAGTCGAGCACGAGGGAGTACGCGGCCATGAGCACGGCGAGGATGCCGATCGCGACGCCGAGCGGGATGCCGAAGATCTTCACGTTGCTGCTGAGGCCGAACGGGCTGTCGATGGCGCCGAAGGCGACGAGGCCGAAGTTGAGCATCGAGAACACGAAGTAGCCGACCATCGCGATCAGGAAGACCTTGGTCGCACGCTTCGAAGCACGGATCTTGCCGCTCGCGAACAAGGCGAGGGTCACGCCGACGACCACGAGGGTCGCGAGCACGGCCTGGACGACGACGCCAGGGTAGATCGCCTCGAAGATGTACGAGATACCGCCGACGAAGAGGCCTTCAGCCGCGGCGTACGCGAGGATCAGGCCCGGTGACGGCTCCTTCTTGAAGGCGTTGACGAGGCCGAGCACGAGGCCGACGATCATGCCGAGGAACGGCAGGAACGGCATCGTCGGGCTGAGCAGCCAGGCCGCGGCCGCTGCGACGAGCAGCAGGGCGAAGCTCAGCGTGGTCTTCACGATGGTGTCTTCGTAGGTCATCCGGCCGGTGTCTTGCGAGCCTGCGGACGGCGCTTCGTAGATGCGCTGCAGGTCAGCTTCGGTCAGGCCGGTCGCTGCCGCGGATCCTTGTGCGGCAAAGGCGGGATTGCGCGAGAATGCGGGGTTTGAGGATGCCATGTTCCTAAGATCTCAATCAGCTCGGGTGTTGTCAACGCCGGGGGCCCGGCATGTCGCCGGTTAGCGTTTCTGAGAGTCTATTCAGCCCTGCTGGGCGTCTGCCTTGTAGATCCTGAGGGACTGTCCCCGGCGTCGCCTGTCCCGGTCGTTTCATCGGCCGACGGCGGATTGAGCCGCGCCCAACGCCTCTGGGCGATCCAGCGTGCGACCCAGGCGGATGCGATCACCGTCGCGGAGCCCACGACGTCGCCGACCCAGTTCTGCGACGAGTTGTGCAGCGACAGCTTGAGGACGAAGCTCACGACGACGGGGGCGAGCAGCACGAGGTAGCTGATCCCCGGCCGGTGCCGCACGAACAGCCAGCACGCGAGGAGTACGGCGAACGCGCCGGTGAAATCGGGGCCGGCCAGGAGTGTGAGCGCGGCGATTTCCGCGGGGAGGATCACCAGCAGTCGCCGCCAGAGCTCCCCGGGCAGCGCGAGCCAGCCGAGCAGCTGCATGGCGGGCCCGATGGCGAGGAAGAAGAGACTGTAGGTGCTCGTGAGGTTCGTCGCGGCAATGCCGAGCGCGATCGCAGAGACTCCGAGCGTCAGGCGGGCGCGATACACCGCCGGCGTGTGGCGTCGGGTGTCGGGTTCCCTCCAGAGTGTCATGGCTTCGAGTCTGCCAGCAGCGCGTATGGTCAGGGAATGCAACCGATCGTGATCGGTCACCGCGGGGCGAGCGGTTACCGGCCGGAGCACACCCGCGGCGCCTATGAGCTCGCGGTTGCCCTCGGTGCTGACGCGGTCGAACCCGACGTCGTCGTCACCCGCGACGGCGTGCTCATCGTGCGTCACGAGAACGAGCTCTCCGCGACGACGGATGTTGCGGCCCACCCCGAATTCGCCGCTCGCCGCACCCGGAAGGTCATTGACGGCATCCGGACGACGGGCTGGTTCACCGAGGACTTCACCTGGGCCGAGCTGCGCACCCTGCGAGCGCGCGAACGGCTGCCGGCCCTCCGCAAGGCCAGTGCGTCCTTCGACGGCCGATTCCCGCTGCTGCGGTTGCGCGACGTTTTCAAGCTCATGGACCGGGTGTCCAGCCGGGCGAGGCGCCCGGTCGGCGTCGTCGCCGAGATCAAGCACGCGAGCTATTTCGAGTCGATCGGCCTCCCTGTCGACGAACTCTTCGCCGCCGAGGTGAACACCGCCGGCTGGAACGCCGGCGACGGACGGCTCACGATCGAGAGCTTCGAACGCACCCTGCTCGACCAGGTCTACGCACGCGGCATCTATGGCAAGCGGATCTTCCTGCTCGAGGCGACGGGGAAACCGGCCGACCAGGTGCGCCTGCTCGGCCGCTCGGCCCCCGACTACGCGGACTACCTGACCGACCAGGGCCTCTACGGGCTGAGCGGTCTCGTCGACGGCGTCAGCGTGCCGAAGTCGCTCGTCCTCGAGATCGGGGCGGACGGACACGTCACGGGCGCTTCCGACCTCGTCGACGCGGCCCACGCCGCCAACCTCGAGATCTATTGCTGGACCCTGCGCCCGGAAAACGTGTTCCTCGCGAAGACCTTCCAGCGCGGGCGGTTCCGCGCCGACTTCGGCGACTGGCAGACCGAGTTCCGCACCATCATGGGCACCGGGATCGACGGGGTCTTCGCCGACCACCCCGACCTCGCCGTCGCGGTCCGTGACGAACTCGCCGCAGAGGCCCGCGAAGACCGCTGAACCGGGCGGCCGCCGATCGACCTGCCTCCGGTACTGCCGGCAACGCTGGCAAGCGGCCGGGCGCCCCGGCCGGTGTCAGGGGCACCGCTTAGACTTGGAGGCGAGATGATGACGCCCTTCGACCCGGACAACACCCCCGCACGCACTTCTTCGGCAACGCCGATAATCCTGGACGGCTATGGCGACGGCTTCGGCCCCGGCCGCCCCGATGGCGAGCCCGGCCAGCGGCAGAGTCCCCTGCTCGACGGGCTGAACCCGCAGCAGCTCGAAGCCGTCGAGTACCGCGGGCCGTCCCTCCTCATCATCGCGGGTGCAGGCAGTGGCAAGACGAGCGTGCTGACCCGCCGCATCGCGAGCCTGCTCGAGACCAGGGAGGCCTACCCGAGCCAGATCCTCGCGATCACCTTCACCAACAAGGCCGCCGCCGAGATGCGCGAGCGGGTCAAGGTCCTCCTCGGCGAGGGTTCAGAGGGCATGTGGATCTCGACCTTCCACTCGTCCTGCGTCCGCATCCTGCGCCGCGAGGCCGAGAGTGCCGGCCTCTCCTCGAGCTTCAGCATCTACGACTCCGCGGACACCAAGGTCACCCTCAAACGCATCATCAAGTCGCTCGACGCCGACACGTACGGATTCACGCCCGGCAACGCCGCCGCGAAGATCTCCAAGCTCAAGAACGAGCTCGCCGACGTCGATTCCTACGCCCGCAACGCCAACCTCAGTGACCCGCAGGAGGTCATGTTCATCGAGATCTTCCGCCAGTACACGCAGCGCTTGCGTGCGGCGAACGCCCTCGACTTCGACGACCTGATCGGCGAGACGGTCTACCTGTTCCGCGCCTTCCCCCGCGTCGCCGCAACCTATCGGCGGCGCTTCCGGCATATCCTCGTCGACGAATACCAGGACACCAACCACGCCCAGTACTCGCTCGTGCGCGAACTCACGCTACCCGTCACCGCAGAACTCGCCGACGAGCTCGAGGCGACCGGCGTGCACGTGCGCAACCTGCGCGAGCCGACTGGCGGCATCCCCGGTGCCTCCCTCACCGTCGTCGGCGACTCCGACCAGTCCATCTACGCCTTCCGCGGCGCCGACACCCGCAACATCAGCGAATTCGAACGGGACTTCCCCGGCACGAAGGTCATCCTGCTCGAGCAGAACTACCGCTCGACCCAGAACATCCTCTCGGCGGCGAACGCCGTGATCGGCCACAACTTCGACCGCAAAGACAAGAAGCTGTGGAGCGCGGGCGGCGACGGCGAGAAGATCGTCGGCTACACCGCGTACAACGGTCACGACGAGGCCCAGTTCGTCGCGGACGAGATCGAGACCCTGCACGGGGCAGGCATGGCTTACCGGGACATGGCCGTGTTCTACCGCACCAACGCCCAGACCAGGGCGCTCGAGGAGATCTTCGTCCGCGCCGCAGTGCCGTACCGCGTCGTCGGCGGCACCAAGTTCTACGAGCGCGCCGAGATCAAGGACGCGCTCGCCTACCTGATCGCGGTCGCCAACCCCGACGACGAGCTCGCCCTGCGGCGCATCCTGAACACCCCCAAGCGCGGCATCGGCCCCGCAACGGAGACCGGGCTCGGCAGCTTCGCCGAGGCCAACCAGATCAGCTTCCGCGAGGCGATGCGCGATTCCGCATCACTCGGACTCGGCCAGAAGGTCACCGGCGCGATCCTGCAGCTGGCCGGCGTGCTCGACGAGGCCGCCCTCAAGATCGACCCGGCGTATCCCGGCGGCCCGGTGAACGTCTCCGAGCTGCTGACCTTCGTGCTCGAGGGCAGCGGGCTGCTCACGGTGCTGCGCAACAGCCGCGACCCCCAGGACGAAGCGCGGGCGGAGAACATCGAGGAACTCGTCGCCCAGACGAAGGACTTCAACCGGGAGAACCCCGACGCCGGCCTCGTCGACTTCCTCACCCAGGTCTCGCTCGTCGCGGCAGCGGACGACCTTGACGACGCCTCGGGCACCGTCTCCCTGATGACCCTGCACACCGCAAAGGGCCTCGAGTACGAAGCCGTGTTCCTGACCGGGGTCGAGGAGGG
This genomic window contains:
- a CDS encoding UvrD-helicase domain-containing protein; protein product: MTPFDPDNTPARTSSATPIILDGYGDGFGPGRPDGEPGQRQSPLLDGLNPQQLEAVEYRGPSLLIIAGAGSGKTSVLTRRIASLLETREAYPSQILAITFTNKAAAEMRERVKVLLGEGSEGMWISTFHSSCVRILRREAESAGLSSSFSIYDSADTKVTLKRIIKSLDADTYGFTPGNAAAKISKLKNELADVDSYARNANLSDPQEVMFIEIFRQYTQRLRAANALDFDDLIGETVYLFRAFPRVAATYRRRFRHILVDEYQDTNHAQYSLVRELTLPVTAELADELEATGVHVRNLREPTGGIPGASLTVVGDSDQSIYAFRGADTRNISEFERDFPGTKVILLEQNYRSTQNILSAANAVIGHNFDRKDKKLWSAGGDGEKIVGYTAYNGHDEAQFVADEIETLHGAGMAYRDMAVFYRTNAQTRALEEIFVRAAVPYRVVGGTKFYERAEIKDALAYLIAVANPDDELALRRILNTPKRGIGPATETGLGSFAEANQISFREAMRDSASLGLGQKVTGAILQLAGVLDEAALKIDPAYPGGPVNVSELLTFVLEGSGLLTVLRNSRDPQDEARAENIEELVAQTKDFNRENPDAGLVDFLTQVSLVAAADDLDDASGTVSLMTLHTAKGLEYEAVFLTGVEEGLLPHQMSANEPGGPAEERRLFYVGITRARQRLYLSLAMTRAQFGEINVAMPSRYLQEIPAALIDWKQSPGMANSRNGTQSRALNRRDGFGGGFNSTRSGFSELPPAPKPKTEWANALTQVRDNGDLELAAGDRIRHSSFGDGRVNQVTGEGTKRVAHVQFDTAGAKKLLIKIAPIEKI
- a CDS encoding glycerophosphodiester phosphodiesterase family protein, producing MQPIVIGHRGASGYRPEHTRGAYELAVALGADAVEPDVVVTRDGVLIVRHENELSATTDVAAHPEFAARRTRKVIDGIRTTGWFTEDFTWAELRTLRARERLPALRKASASFDGRFPLLRLRDVFKLMDRVSSRARRPVGVVAEIKHASYFESIGLPVDELFAAEVNTAGWNAGDGRLTIESFERTLLDQVYARGIYGKRIFLLEATGKPADQVRLLGRSAPDYADYLTDQGLYGLSGLVDGVSVPKSLVLEIGADGHVTGASDLVDAAHAANLEIYCWTLRPENVFLAKTFQRGRFRADFGDWQTEFRTIMGTGIDGVFADHPDLAVAVRDELAAEAREDR